One genomic region from Ptychodera flava strain L36383 chromosome 5, AS_Pfla_20210202, whole genome shotgun sequence encodes:
- the LOC139134003 gene encoding zinc finger protein 493-like: MESVELMNKDHLLSDVEPCGGAWSFKFNNNCGVLSQQECCAIFKGLKHVYKMHELVKPLETLTEKMCQQYQDNTLSMKDVSIIVQSLVLRGLITLEYDVSKPENRDEDPTPHHEGDHIENQTTLHKDSFSLVECHSHNGDDNDGEISNECGEIYMNSSDDGAHGLNYSGAQESECEGLALIHSELRPFRRIECSKTLVSNGNLETHTLTHSNIRAHTCKRCGKTFSHKSSLKRHMLTHSEIRPHECKECGKTFTQKGNLKRHMLMHYDARHHEGKECYKTFARKRSLKKGMLTPSSIRPHECKDCGKTFSHKSSLKRHMLTHSEIRPHKCKECGKTCTLKGNLKRHMLTHSNIRPHSCKECGKTFTLKDSLKMHMLTHSEIRPHECKECGKTFTLKNSLKMHILTHSEIRPHECKECGKTCTLKGNLKKHMVTHSNIRPHSCKECGKTFTLKVSLKMHMLTHSEIRPHECKECGKTFKVKDSLKMHMLTHSEIRPHECKECGKTFKVKVSLKNHMLTHSNIRPHSCKECGKTFTQKVSLKMHMLTHSEIRPHKCKECGKTFKVKDSLKKHMLIHSNIRPHKCKECGKTFKQKGSLKMHMLTHSGVRPHKCEECGKMFRRKDDVTRHMVIHSGARLRECINCGERFSHISSLKKHMMLTHTEIRPHQCEKCGKTFNKEQDLIGHMLIHSGERQHECKECGKTFTLKDSLKKHMLTHSEIRPHECRECGKTFRRNGGLIDHMLIHSGARPHECKECGKRFIIKHSKQAYDDPLRDHTT; the protein is encoded by the coding sequence ATGTATCAATAATTGTACAAAGCCTTGTGCTACGTGGGCTGATTACATTGGAATATGATGTGTCCAAACCAGAGAACAGGGATGAAGACCCAACTCCACACCATGAGGGTGATCATATTGAAAACCAAACTACATTACACAAAGATTCCTTCAGTTTGGTGGAGTGCCATTCTCATAATGGTGACGACAATGATGGTGAAATCAGCAATGAGTGTGGTGAAATTTATATGAACAGCAGTGATGATGGAGCACATGGCTTGAATTATTCAGGGGCACAAGAAAGTGAATGCGAGGGGCTTGCATTGATCCATTCTGAACTCAGGCCATTCCGACGCATTGAGTGCAGTAAAACATTAGTCTCAAATGGCAATCTTGAGACACATACTTTGACCCACTCAAATATCAgagcacatacatgtaaaaggtgtggtaaaacattcagcCATAAAAGCAGTCTTAAAAGGCATATGTTAACCCACTCAGAGATCAGACcgcatgaatgcaaagagtgtggcaaAACATTCACGCAAAAGGGCAATCTTAAAAGGCATATGTTGATGCATTACGATGCCAGACACCATGAGGGTAAAGAGTGTTATAAAACATTTGCAAGGAAGCGTAGTCTTAAAAAGGGTATGTTGACCCCCTCAAgtatcagaccacatgaatgtaaagactgtggtaaaacattcagcCATAAAAGCAGTCTTAAAAGgcatatgttgacccactcaGAGATCAGACCgcataaatgcaaagagtgtggcaaAACATGCACACTAAAGGGCAATCTTAAAAGGCACATGTTGACCCACTCAAATATAAGACCACATAGTTGCAAAGAGTGTGGGAAAACATTCACACTGAAGGACAGTCTTAAAATgcatatgttgacccactcagagatcagaccacatgaatgtaaagagtgtggtaaaacattcacactgaAGAACAGTCTTAAAATGCATATATTGACCCACTCAGagatcagaccacatgaatgcaaagagtgtggcaaAACATGCACACTAAAGGGCAATCTTAAAAAGCACATGGTGACCCACTCAAATATAAGACCACATAGTTGCAAAGAGTGTGGGAAAACATTCACACTGAAGGTCAGTCTTAAAATgcatatgttgacccactcagagatcagaccacatgaatgtaaagagtgtggtaaaacatttaaagtgAAGGACAGTCTTAAAATgcatatgttgacccactcagagatcagaccacatgaatgtaaagagtgtggtaaaacatttaaagtgAAGGTTAGTCTTAAAAATCACATGTTGACCCACTCAAATATAAGACCACATAGTTGCAAAGAGTGTGGGAAAACGTTCACACAGAAGGTCAGTCTTAAAATgcatatgttgacccactcaGAGATCAGACCACataaatgtaaagagtgtggtaaaacatttaaagtgAAGGACAGTCTGAAAAAGCACATGTTGATCCACTCAAATATAAGaccacataaatgcaaagaatgtggcaAAACATTCAAACAGAAGGGCAGTCTTAAAATGCATATGTTGacccattctggtgtcagaccacatAAATGTGAAGAGTGTGGTAAAATGTTTCGCAGAAAGGATGATGTTACAAGGCATATGGTGATCCATTCTGGTGCCAGACTGCGTGAATGTATAAATTGTGGTGAAAGATTCAGCCACATAAGCAGTCTTAAGAAGCACATGATGTTGACCCACACAGAGATCAGGCCACATCAATGCGAAAAGTGTGGTAAGACATTTAACAAAGAACAGGATCTTATTgggcatatgttgatccattctggtgagAGGcagcatgaatgtaaagagtgtggtaaaacatttacactGAAGGATAGTCTTAAAAAGCACATGTTGACCCACTCAGagatcagaccacatgaatgcagagagtgtggtaaaacatttcgAAGAAATGGGGGTCTAATTgaccatatgttgatccattctggtgccAGACctcatgaatgtaaagagtgtggtaaaagaTTCATCATAAAGCATTCTAAACAGGCATATGATGACCCACTCAGAGATCATaccacataa